A stretch of the Rosa rugosa chromosome 5, drRosRugo1.1, whole genome shotgun sequence genome encodes the following:
- the LOC133708864 gene encoding O-fucosyltransferase 1, with translation MRRAGLYNRQHAKQVGGGASVKAKVGKLLLAVVVLLICTVSLLFTSASTSGGAAGSGYRSEINLEKLWRSADSGGWRPSSAPRSDWPPPPSETNGYLRVRCNGGLNQQRTAICNAVLAARIMNATLVLPELDANSFWHDDSGFQGIYDVEHFIRSLRFDVKIVEKMPEIRKNGKTKKIKAVQLRPPRDAPISWYTTDALQKMKEHGAIYLTPFSHRLAEEIDNAEYQRLRCRVNYHALIFKPNIMKLSQSIVDKLRTQGHFMSIHLRFEMDMLAFAGCFDIFNPKEQEILKKYRNENFAPKKLVYKERRAIGKCPLTPEEVGLILRAMEFNNSTRIYLAAGELFGGERFMKPFRALFPHLENHSSVEHSDELPENTQGLIGSAVDYMVCLLSDIFMPTYDGPSNFANNLLGHRLYYGFRTTIRPDRKALAPIFIDREKGRKSGFEEAVRQVMLKTNLGGPHKRISPESFYTNSWPECFCQTSPKNPADKCPPDNVLEILNSQLSQENDDPESNSTSVRER, from the exons ATGCGAAG AGCGGGGCTTTATAATCGGCAGCATGCGAAGCAAGTGGGAGGAGGAGCGAGTGTGAAGGCCAAGGTTGGGAAGCTATTGCTCGCCGTTGTCGTCCTCTTGATCTGCACCGTTTCCTTGCTCTTTACGTCCGCCTCCACCAGTGGCGGTGCTGCTGGATCTGGCTATCGCTCTGAG ATCAATTTGGAAAAACTTTGGAGAAGTGCTGACTCTGGAGGTTGGAGGCCGTCATCAGCTCCACGATCGGATTGGCCTC CTCCACCAAGCGAGACTAACGGCTACCTACGTGTGCGCTGTAATGGTGGTCTCAATCAACAACGTACTGCG ATCTGTAATGCAGTTCTGGCAGCAAGAATAATGAATGCTACCCTTGTGCTGCCGGAATTGGATGCAAACTCTTTTTGGCACGATGACAG TGGTTTTCAGGGAATCTATGATGTCGAGCATTTCATCAGGTCATTAAGGTTTGATGTAAAAATTGTAGAAAAGATGCCCGAAATTCGCAAAAATGGGAAGACCAAGAAGATAAAAGCTGTACAG CTTCGACCACCAAGAGATGCTCCTATCAGTTGGTATACTACAGATGCTCTTCAGAAAATGAAGGAGCATGGGGCTATCTATCTAACTCCCTTTTCACATCGTTTGGCGGAAGAAATTGACAACGCCGAGTACCAACGGCTGAGGTGCAGGGTTAACTATCATGCTCTGATATTTAAGCCAAATATTATGAAGTTAAGTCAATCGATAGTTGATAAGCTCCGTACACAAGGTCACTTCATGTCTATACATCTTCGTTTTGAGATGGATATGCTGGCATTTGCTGG GTGCTTTGATATCTTTAACCCAAAAGAGCAAGAGATTTTGAAGAAGTATCGAAATGAAAATTTTGCACCAAAGAAGCTTGTTTATAAGGAAAGAAGAGCAATCGGAAAATGCCCATTAACTCCAGAAGAG GTCGGTCTTATTTTACGCGCAATGGAATTTAACAATTCTACCAGGATATACCTAGCTGCTGGTGAACTATTTGGTGGGGAGAGATTCATGAAACCATTCCGTGCTTTGTTCCCTCACCTTGAGAACCACAGTTCTGTGGAGCACTCAGATGAGCTACCAGAGAACACCCAGGGATTAATAGGGTCTGCAGTGGATTACATGGTTTGTCTCCTCTCTGATATTTTTATGCCTACATATGATGGACCTAGCAACTTTGCCAACAATCTCCTTGGACACCGCCTCTATTATGGTTTCCGGACCACAATTAGACCTGATAGAAAAGCCCTTGCTCCAATCTTCATTGATCGCGAGAAAGGACGAAAATCAGGTTTTGAAGAAGCTGTTAGGCAAGTGATGCTAAAAACAAACCTTGGCGGCCCTCACAAGCGGATCTCACCCGAGTCTTTCTATACAAATTCTTGGCCAGAATGCTTCTGCCAAACATCTCCAAAGAATCCGGCAGATAAATGTCCACCAGATAATGTTTTGGAAATTCTGAACAGCCAGTTAAGTCAAGAGAATGATGATCCGGAATCAAATTCAACATCTGTTAGAGAGAGATGA
- the LOC133708865 gene encoding tubulin-folding cofactor B — MASRLQKIETDESVLLRVTHSNLKTFSAEIRFSLQSTVEAVKDKLWRKCGTSVNSMSLHLYDDANTKVADLADNSRPLGFYSPLDGFRLHIIDLDPSSVTSGGWLEDTSLVEKYTISQEAYEKRDGTYKKFKDKLASQNTSAVDNKIPDNYMEDLCANIKVGDRCQVEPGDKRGVVKFVGRAESLAPGFWVGVQYDEPLGKHDGMVKGTRYFNCPPLHGAVVRPDKVKVGDYPERDPFEEDEI; from the exons ATGGCGTCTCGGCTGCAGAAGATCGAAACGGACGAATCGGTACTACTGCGAGTGACGCATTCCAACCTCAAGACCTTCTCTGCGGAAATCCGGTTCTCCCTGCAGAGCACCGTGGAGGCCGTGAAAGACAAGCTATGGCGCAAATGCGGCACTTCTGTGAATTCCATGTCTCTTCATCTCTACGACGATGCCAACACCAAAGTCGCCGATCTCGCCGACAATTCCAGACCCCTCGGCTTCTATTCCCCTCTCGACGG GTTCCGGCTACATATTATCGACCTGGACCCGTCGTCGGTGACCTCCGGCGGGTGGCTGGAGGACACGTCGTTGGTGGAGAAGTACACGATTTCCCAGGAAGCTTATGAGAAACGCGACG GCACTTATAAAAAGTTTAAGGACAAATTGGCATCTCAGAATACATCAGCTGTTGATAATAAA ATACCAGACAACTACATGGAAGACCTCTGTGCGAATATTAAG GTAGGAGATAGATGTCAAGTTGAACCAGGGGACAAAAGAGGTGTTGTTAAATTTGTCGGCCGAGCAGAATCTTTGGCTCCTGGTTTCTGGGTTGGAGTTCAATATGATGAACCATTGGGAAAGCACGATGGCAT GGTGAAAGGAACTCGTTACTTCAATTGCCCCCCTCTTCACGGCGCAGTGGTTCGACCCGACAAAGTCAAG GTCGGTGACTACCCAGAACGAGATCCCTTCGAGGAGGATGAAATTTAA